A single Streptomyces sp. NBC_01381 DNA region contains:
- a CDS encoding PPOX class F420-dependent oxidoreductase — protein MDEATARRLGAGKYLLVTSYRRNGTLVPTPVWVVQDGTALGVWTVADSWKVKRIRNRADVLVGPCDARGNPTGEQIPATAEICHPAQTARYRTLITRKYGLIGRLTLLGSRLRRGLDGTVGIRITLTDGTDAADGTGVTDASPS, from the coding sequence ATGGACGAGGCGACGGCGCGGCGGCTCGGTGCGGGGAAGTATCTGCTGGTCACCAGCTACCGCAGGAACGGCACCCTGGTGCCGACCCCCGTCTGGGTGGTGCAGGACGGCACCGCCCTTGGCGTCTGGACCGTCGCGGACTCCTGGAAAGTCAAGCGGATCCGCAACCGCGCCGACGTCCTGGTCGGCCCCTGTGATGCACGGGGCAATCCCACCGGCGAGCAGATCCCCGCCACCGCCGAGATCTGCCACCCCGCGCAGACGGCCCGCTACCGCACCCTCATCACCCGCAAGTACGGCCTGATCGGCAGGCTGACCCTGCTCGGCAGCAGGCTCCGGCGCGGCCTCGACGGGACGGTGGGCATCCGCATCACGCTCACGGACGGCACCGACGCCGCTGATGGCACGGGCGTCACCGACGCGTCGCCGAGCTGA
- a CDS encoding tetratricopeptide repeat protein, whose translation MHGKAFAPEYQGELGSALGVNSSYEEVHAAAGRALSHADTALERARAALALAEAGRRLGRVDEARAAWRESYRSARAAGDAGAMAWALWSGGTLARQCGQLRLARRLLAWGVTLAADSGERLAHGYALAGLAETGRIQGDYAAVAALHEQLLEQGRAHGEARHMVWAMSGIAQMRRNAGDHAEALELFTECVRIATDAQDARGRAWSLRGVADVLSLRGETERALELLSEAEVICRAMDLASALAYNHKMRGNVLYRDGSYGAARETYAIALEEFRAMREPRGIALSRLGLVKSRARLGRDRAETLAELAELERDFTRIGLRQAREMAVAFRSEIDAEEGTELSSATRR comes from the coding sequence ATGCACGGCAAGGCATTCGCGCCCGAGTACCAGGGGGAACTGGGCTCGGCACTTGGAGTGAACTCCTCCTACGAGGAGGTGCACGCGGCGGCGGGCCGCGCCCTCTCCCATGCGGACACCGCACTGGAGAGGGCGCGCGCCGCACTCGCCCTCGCCGAGGCGGGACGGCGGCTCGGCCGGGTGGACGAGGCACGCGCCGCCTGGCGGGAGAGTTACCGCAGCGCACGTGCGGCGGGGGACGCCGGCGCCATGGCCTGGGCGCTGTGGAGCGGCGGCACGCTCGCCCGCCAGTGCGGGCAACTGCGGCTCGCCCGGCGGCTGCTCGCCTGGGGGGTCACGCTCGCGGCCGACAGCGGGGAACGGCTCGCCCATGGCTATGCGCTGGCCGGGCTCGCCGAGACGGGACGTATCCAGGGCGATTACGCGGCCGTCGCGGCGCTGCACGAGCAGCTGCTCGAACAGGGCCGGGCGCACGGCGAGGCGCGGCACATGGTGTGGGCGATGTCCGGCATAGCGCAGATGCGGCGCAACGCCGGCGACCATGCCGAGGCCCTCGAACTGTTCACCGAGTGCGTCCGGATCGCGACGGACGCGCAGGACGCGCGGGGGCGCGCCTGGTCGCTGCGCGGGGTCGCCGACGTCCTGTCGCTGCGCGGCGAGACGGAGCGGGCCCTTGAACTCCTGTCGGAGGCGGAGGTCATCTGCCGCGCCATGGATCTGGCGAGCGCGCTCGCCTACAACCACAAGATGCGCGGCAACGTCCTGTACCGGGACGGGAGTTACGGGGCGGCGCGCGAGACGTACGCCATCGCGCTCGAGGAGTTCCGTGCCATGCGGGAGCCGCGCGGCATCGCCCTTTCACGGCTCGGCCTGGTGAAGTCACGCGCCCGGCTCGGCCGCGACCGGGCCGAGACACTGGCCGAACTCGCCGAGCTGGAGCGGGACTTCACCAGGATCGGGCTGCGGCAGGCGCGCGAGATGGCCGTCGCCTTCCGGTCGGAGATCGACGCGGAGGAAGGTACGGAGCTCAGCTCGGCGACGCGTCGGTGA
- a CDS encoding cyclopropane-fatty-acyl-phospholipid synthase family protein — protein sequence MAQLSQRLAEGVDAHPLEPHLRVLEIGCGPGAAARAVAARLDTGHILAIDRSAAAVAQARIACAAEIASGRLAVRRCAAEDFVPEPGEAPFDLVFAFRVGALDGRHPEAGTRALPRIAAALTPTGRLFIDGGDPLRELHVPR from the coding sequence ATGGCACAGCTCTCGCAACGCCTCGCCGAGGGCGTCGACGCGCACCCCCTCGAACCACATCTGCGGGTCCTGGAGATCGGCTGCGGGCCCGGTGCCGCCGCGCGGGCCGTCGCGGCGCGGCTGGACACCGGGCACATCCTGGCGATCGACAGGTCCGCCGCGGCGGTGGCCCAGGCTCGCATCGCCTGCGCGGCGGAGATCGCGTCCGGCCGTCTCGCCGTACGCCGGTGCGCCGCCGAGGACTTCGTCCCGGAGCCCGGCGAGGCTCCCTTCGACCTCGTCTTCGCGTTCCGCGTCGGCGCTCTGGACGGCCGCCACCCGGAAGCGGGCACCCGCGCCCTGCCCCGCATCGCCGCCGCGCTGACCCCCACGGGGCGGCTCTTCATCGACGGGGGAGACCCGTTGAGGGAGCTGCACGTTCCGAGGTGA
- a CDS encoding MMPL family transporter — MATFLYKLGRLAFRRRRYVALTWVVLLVAVIFSASAAPAAPEDSFSMPGTESQKAFDLLDEKFPAASAEGATARVVIRAPEGEKLTESGPKGDVEKLVKTLGEGPQVSEVADPFKANAVSKDGTTAYASVTYKVNAQELTDKARDALTKATDDTRKTGYTVETGGDAVMAEQEMGGSAELIGIAVSAVVLIITFGSMVAAGMPLLTAIIGVGIGVSGIAALGSLLDLSATTSTLAMMIGLAVGIDYALFIVSRFRAEIADGREPEDAAGRATGTAGSAVVFAGLTVIVALSGLAIVNIPILTKMGLAAAGTVAIAVLIALTMIPALLGFAGKKVLRRKDRKKSPAELQDPNAKPKLGTRWARFVLRRPLPVLLLAVVGLGTAAVPMASLELGLPDEGTSAPDTTQRKAYDILSDSFGAGFNGPLMVTVDKDKGAGAAAAADTVGKEIAKIDGVAAVAPAQANKSDDTAIFNVVPTTGPSDHKTEEAVKEIRSTVDGLGDKTGSEVLVTGATAMTIDFSQTLDDALLPYLGLVVGLAFLLLMLVFRSVLVPLKAALGFLLSVAAALGAVVAVFQWGWLADIVGVDQPGPIMSMMPIFMIGVVFGLAMDYEVFLVTRMREAYVHGARPGEAVVTGFTHGGRVVAAAAVIMISVFSGFIMENDDMIKMMGFGLAIAVLFDAFVVRMAIVPAVLALLGKSAWWLPKWLNRLLPNVDVEGEKLHKQLGDVPSAPDADRDRELESVRG, encoded by the coding sequence GTGGCTACGTTCCTCTACAAACTAGGCCGCCTCGCCTTCCGGCGACGCCGCTATGTGGCACTGACGTGGGTGGTGCTGCTCGTCGCTGTCATCTTCTCCGCGTCCGCGGCACCCGCGGCGCCCGAAGACTCCTTCTCCATGCCGGGAACGGAGTCCCAGAAGGCCTTCGACCTCCTCGACGAGAAGTTCCCCGCCGCGAGCGCCGAGGGAGCCACGGCCCGCGTCGTGATCCGCGCCCCCGAGGGCGAGAAGCTGACCGAGTCCGGCCCCAAGGGTGACGTCGAGAAGCTGGTCAAGACCCTGGGCGAGGGCCCGCAGGTCTCCGAGGTCGCCGACCCGTTCAAGGCGAACGCCGTCAGCAAGGATGGCACCACCGCGTACGCGTCCGTCACGTACAAGGTCAACGCCCAGGAGCTCACCGACAAGGCGCGCGACGCGCTGACCAAGGCCACCGACGACACCCGTAAGACGGGCTACACCGTCGAGACCGGCGGTGACGCGGTCATGGCCGAGCAGGAGATGGGCGGCTCCGCCGAACTCATCGGCATCGCGGTCTCCGCGGTCGTCCTGATCATCACCTTCGGCTCGATGGTCGCCGCGGGCATGCCGCTGCTCACCGCCATCATCGGCGTGGGCATCGGGGTCTCCGGCATCGCCGCACTCGGCAGCCTCCTCGACCTCTCCGCCACCACCTCGACGCTGGCGATGATGATCGGCCTCGCGGTCGGCATCGACTACGCCCTCTTCATCGTCTCCCGCTTCCGGGCGGAGATAGCCGACGGCCGCGAGCCGGAGGACGCCGCGGGCCGCGCCACGGGCACGGCCGGTTCCGCCGTGGTGTTCGCCGGACTCACCGTCATCGTCGCGCTGTCCGGCCTGGCGATCGTCAACATCCCGATCCTCACCAAGATGGGTCTGGCCGCGGCGGGCACCGTCGCGATCGCCGTCCTCATCGCCCTCACCATGATCCCCGCGCTGCTCGGCTTCGCGGGCAAGAAGGTGCTGCGCCGCAAGGACCGCAAGAAGTCCCCGGCCGAGCTGCAGGACCCGAACGCCAAGCCGAAGCTGGGTACCCGTTGGGCGCGCTTCGTACTGCGCCGCCCGCTTCCGGTGCTGCTGCTCGCCGTGGTCGGCCTCGGAACCGCCGCCGTCCCGATGGCGAGCCTGGAGCTCGGCCTTCCGGACGAGGGCACGTCCGCCCCGGACACCACGCAGCGCAAGGCGTACGACATCCTGTCGGACTCCTTCGGCGCGGGCTTCAACGGCCCGCTGATGGTCACCGTCGACAAGGACAAGGGTGCGGGCGCCGCCGCGGCGGCCGACACGGTCGGCAAGGAGATCGCCAAGATCGACGGCGTCGCGGCCGTGGCGCCGGCGCAGGCCAACAAGAGCGACGACACCGCGATCTTCAACGTCGTACCGACGACCGGTCCGAGCGACCACAAGACCGAGGAAGCGGTCAAGGAGATCCGCTCGACCGTCGACGGACTCGGGGACAAGACAGGCTCCGAGGTCCTGGTCACCGGCGCGACCGCGATGACCATCGACTTCTCGCAGACCCTGGACGACGCGCTCCTTCCCTACCTGGGCCTCGTCGTCGGCCTGGCCTTCCTGCTCCTGATGCTCGTCTTCCGCTCGGTCCTCGTACCGCTCAAGGCGGCACTCGGCTTCCTCCTCTCGGTGGCCGCCGCCCTCGGCGCAGTCGTCGCGGTCTTCCAGTGGGGCTGGCTGGCGGACATCGTCGGTGTGGACCAGCCGGGCCCGATCATGAGCATGATGCCGATCTTCATGATCGGCGTGGTCTTCGGTCTCGCGATGGACTACGAGGTCTTCCTCGTGACGCGGATGCGTGAGGCGTACGTCCACGGGGCGCGGCCGGGCGAGGCCGTCGTCACCGGCTTCACCCACGGCGGCCGCGTCGTCGCGGCCGCGGCGGTCATCATGATCAGCGTCTTCTCCGGCTTCATCATGGAGAACGACGACATGATCAAGATGATGGGCTTCGGCCTGGCCATCGCCGTCCTCTTCGACGCCTTCGTCGTCCGCATGGCGATCGTCCCCGCCGTCCTCGCCCTTCTGGGCAAGTCGGCGTGGTGGCTGCCGAAGTGGCTCAACCGGCTGCTTCCGAACGTCGACGTGGAGGGCGAGAAGCTGCACAAGCAGCTGGGCGACGTCCCGTCGGCGCCGGACGCCGACCGCGACAGGGAGCTGGAGTCCGTACGCGGCTGA
- a CDS encoding LysE family transporter, with product MIEALVAGALAGYGIAMPVGAVGTYLVALTARTSLRTGACAALGIATADGLYALIAMIGGTSLTRVLEPVMDPLRWASAVVLIALAVHGGAKALRQHRARRSADGAGPAPAPISPARAYLSLVGITLLNPVTVVYFAALVLGSRTGTALDRPAQTAFVLAAFVASASWQLLLAGGGALLGRALTGGRGRLWTALAASAVTGALAVHLLMSG from the coding sequence GTGATCGAGGCGCTGGTCGCTGGCGCCCTCGCCGGGTATGGCATTGCCATGCCGGTCGGGGCGGTCGGGACCTATCTCGTGGCGCTCACCGCGCGGACGTCCCTGCGCACCGGTGCCTGCGCCGCGTTGGGGATAGCGACCGCCGACGGTCTGTACGCCCTGATCGCGATGATCGGCGGTACCTCGCTCACCCGCGTACTCGAACCGGTCATGGATCCGCTGCGCTGGGCCTCGGCCGTCGTGCTGATCGCGCTCGCGGTGCACGGCGGCGCGAAGGCGCTACGGCAGCACCGCGCGCGGCGGTCGGCGGACGGGGCCGGGCCCGCCCCGGCACCCATCAGTCCCGCCCGCGCCTATCTGAGCCTGGTCGGGATCACGCTCCTGAACCCCGTCACCGTCGTCTACTTCGCCGCGCTCGTCCTCGGCAGCAGGACCGGCACCGCCCTCGACCGGCCGGCGCAGACCGCGTTCGTGCTCGCCGCCTTCGTCGCGTCCGCGAGCTGGCAGCTGCTGCTCGCGGGCGGCGGAGCGCTCCTCGGCCGGGCGCTGACCGGCGGCCGGGGGCGGCTGTGGACGGCGCTCGCGGCCAGTGCCGTGACCGGCGCGCTCGCTGTCCACCTGCTCATGAGCGGTTAG
- a CDS encoding DUF3048 domain-containing protein — protein sequence MTARSAGIRRRTRIGTRLLAMVAVGALGLGATHESASADGKAAPRDRSPFTGLAARQGPVLAVKFDNARSARPHTGIAQADIVYVEKVEAGVSRLMGVYSSRLPKTLGPVRSARKSDVELLRQFGRPALAYSGVRSSLTKMLRESPLYTRPHARIPRAYFRSARRPAPHDLFVRPKSVLRSAPKASLPTDIGFRFGPAPAGGSPMQKRTVRYSSASHTFRWSPRQGRWLASFDGVPARATSGARLGAKTIVIQYVDMPPSRYKDVNGEATPYIKTVGRGRALVLRNGKAYSTRWKRSDATGGTSFTRPDGSRMPFARGQVWMVYAGR from the coding sequence ATGACAGCACGGTCGGCCGGGATCCGGCGCCGCACCCGCATCGGCACGAGACTCCTCGCCATGGTCGCCGTGGGCGCGCTCGGCCTGGGCGCCACGCACGAGAGCGCCTCGGCCGACGGCAAGGCCGCGCCGCGCGACCGGTCGCCGTTCACCGGCCTCGCGGCGCGTCAGGGCCCGGTGCTCGCGGTGAAGTTCGACAACGCGCGGTCGGCAAGGCCGCACACCGGTATCGCGCAGGCGGACATCGTCTACGTGGAGAAGGTCGAGGCCGGCGTGAGCCGGCTGATGGGCGTGTACTCGAGCCGCCTCCCCAAGACCCTCGGTCCGGTGCGCAGCGCCCGGAAGTCCGACGTCGAACTGCTGCGGCAGTTCGGCCGCCCGGCGCTCGCTTACTCGGGGGTGCGCAGCTCGCTCACCAAGATGCTCCGGGAGTCACCGCTGTACACCCGCCCGCACGCCCGCATCCCGAGGGCCTACTTCCGCAGCGCCCGCCGCCCCGCCCCGCACGACCTGTTCGTACGCCCCAAGTCCGTGCTCCGCTCGGCCCCCAAGGCCAGCCTGCCCACCGACATCGGCTTCCGCTTCGGCCCTGCGCCGGCCGGCGGCTCCCCCATGCAGAAGCGCACCGTCCGCTACTCATCGGCGAGCCACACCTTCCGCTGGTCGCCGAGGCAGGGCCGCTGGCTGGCGTCCTTCGACGGGGTCCCGGCCCGCGCCACCTCGGGAGCGCGGCTCGGCGCGAAGACGATCGTCATCCAGTACGTGGACATGCCGCCGTCGCGCTACAAGGACGTCAACGGCGAGGCGACCCCGTACATCAAGACCGTGGGCCGCGGCCGGGCTCTGGTCCTGCGCAACGGCAAGGCGTACAGCACCCGTTGGAAGCGTTCCGACGCCACCGGCGGTACGTCCTTCACGCGTCCCGATGGCTCCCGGATGCCGTTCGCCCGCGGCCAGGTCTGGATGGTGTACGCGGGCCGCTAA